The DNA sequence CGGTTACGGACCGGGCTACTACGGGGCTCGTCCGTACTACAACTATGGCTATCGTCCTGGCTATGGCCGTCCACCGGTCATTGTGCAGCGCAGAACCTATGTTGTTCCGCAAACACGGTACAGGAGTAACCCCTCCTACTCGCCAAACGCCCGGTCGGGTCGGTATGACAACGGCGGCTACCGGAGCAATGGTCCCGGTAATGGCCGCTCGCGCGGACCCAGGTAAGCTGGACGTCGATAAATAGAGGATTACTGGAAGAGGCAGCCTGATCAACGTTTTAATCGTTGACCGAGCTGCCTCTTTATCTGTTGTGTAGATTGCAGCCAAAAACCACAACAGCGATGACGAAACTGTATACTTTGTTCCTGCTGATAATCTGTTTGTTACCAAGTGCGTATGCCGGACCAGCCGATTCACTTATCTACGACAATACGACGCCCGCCAACCGATCGGTGCTGCTGGCCAAATTACAGGCGCTTCCCTGCGGAATCAAAGCTGCCGACACAAAAGCTGTCATTCTCGACAAACTGAACTTGTTTTTAGCCAACTACCAACCAAATCCCCATTTTGCCGAAGACCGCTATGCAAAAGCTGCGGTGGAACAGGCGCTAAAAGGGGTTCTGACGGGTGGCTACGGCATTGGAGCGGTATTGGTGAACAGCGCGGGGGAAATTCTCCACGGTGCTTACAACCAGCAGCTTCAGACGGGCCGCTCCGATTTGCACGGCGAAATGGCATTATTAACTGAGTTTGAGAGCTTGCCGCAATTTAAACGATACCGGTCTACGGGAAATTTTACCGGTGGTGGCACCACCATCTATACTGAGCAGCTGCGGTTGTATACGTCAGCCGAACCCTGCCCCATGTGCTTTATTCGGGTTGCTATTGCAGGTGTCGATACCCGCTACGTAACCACCGGACCCGACGACGGCATGAACGAACGAGCTTCGTGTTTACCGCCTTTTTGGTATCAGTTGAGTCAGAAACATACCGTCGAGGCAGCGCGAACGGCCCCAGTGTTACGGCAGGTTGCTCACTGCCTTTTTTACTCGTTTTTGCTATGAGCGACGTAGTCACCGGACCTGATCACCTTTTTTCCATCGGTTGAGAGGTTGAAAAGATACACCCAGCAATTGATCCAAGTGTTGTTTATCCGTACCGGAATCACCCTCCGAACGTATTCATGCGGCTGGTCGTAATCGTCACCAATGCCTTCGTACGCGTCCAGTTGATCGAGAATAGCCGATTTTTTGGCACCGATATTGTACACAGTTCCCCATACTGTTGTTGGAGAATTAAGCTGGTAGGTAGCACCGGGGTAGCTACCCAGATCGAGCAATTGGCCGGGAAAGGCAGTCTCACCTACCAACAGACTATGCTGGCTCAGGAACTGTGCGTACGTGTTCATAAACGCTGGCCGAAGGGTACCGTAGACAAACAGGTAATCAGGGTTTTGGGTCATGCAACGGGCAAAAAAACCTTTTGGTTGAAGTGACTAAGAAAGTTAATTTAGCGTTACTGGTAAAACAGGTTGATGTTATGAAAAAGAAAACGGGATTTTTATTAATGGCAGCCACCTTATTTCTGGTGGAAATGCCACTGGAAACAAAGGCTATGTCGGCCAAATCGACTACGGAAACGACAGCAATCGGGCGCAAGCGGAAAGGCTATAAACCGAAGCGTGGCGGGCTGTTTAATACCGGTCTTTTCCGCAAAAAGAACCCCTGTGGATGCCCTAACCATTAAGCTATTGTTAAGAAATTGTATTTATATCAGAATCAGGCCCTTATGTGGGCCTTTTTTGTTATTATTACTTGTAAAATTCTGTGTTTCAACGTAAAATTTCGTACCTTTGCGGGCTGAAACACGGCTGTAACAGACTCTGGCTGTTACCATCTGAAACAATCATCTAGCAACCAGAGGTTATCACCGATTCAATTCGTATGCAATCCATCAGAAATATAGCCATTATTGCCCACGTTGACCACGGCAAAACGACCCTGGTTGACAAGATTATTCACGCGTCCAAACTCTTCCGGGACAATCAGGAATTCGGCGACCTGATTTTGGACAACAACGACCTGGAACGGGAACGGGGAATCACCATCGTATCCAAAAACGTTTCGGTTCGTTACAAAGACGTTAAAATCAACATCATCGATACTCCGGGCCACAGTGACTTCGGCGGTGAAGTTGAACGTGTACTGAAAATGGCCGATGGCGTTTGCCTGCTGGTCGATGCTTTTGAAGGTGCTATGCCCCAAACGCGCTTCGTGTTGGGTAAAGCGCTGCAGCTTGGCCTCAAGCCAATCGTGATCGTGAACAAGGTCGATAAAGAAAACTGCCGTCCCGACGAGGTGCATGAGCAGGTGTTTGACCTGATGTTCAACCTGGGCGCTACCGAAGATCAGCTGGACTTCCCAACCGTTTACGGTTCGTCGAAGCAAGGCTGGATGGGACCGGATTGGAAAACCCCAACTGACAACATCACCTACCTCCTCGATACGATCGTTGAGACAATTCCGCCGGCACCCATGAACGAAGGTCTGCCCCAGATGCAGATTACCTCGCTCGATTATTCGGCCTTCGTGGGTCGGATTGCCATTGGCCGGGTACACCGGGGAACGCTGAAAGAAGGGGCTAACATGGCCCTGGTGAAGTCAGACGGTTCGATCAAGAAAGTAAAGATCAAAGAACTGCAAACGTTTGAAGGTCTTGGCAAACTGAAAGCCAGTGAAGTTCCCTGCGGAGATATCTGCGCGGTAACGGGTCTGGAAGAGTTTGAAATTGGTGATACGCTCACGGACGTTGAATTTCCGGAGGCACTCGAGCGGATATCGGTCGATGAGCCAACGATGAATATGCTCTTCACGATCAACAACTCGCCCTTCTTTGGTAAAGAGGGTAAGTTCGTTACGTCGCGTCACCTGCGTGATCGTTTGTACAAAGAGATCGAGAAAAACCTCGCTCTGCGCGTCGAAAACACAGACAGCGAAGATCGCTTCCTGGTATACGGTCGGGGTATCCTTCATTTGTCGGTCCTGATCGAAACCATGCGTCGCGAAGGCTACGAGCTACAAGTAGGGCAGCCTCAGGTGCTGTATAAGGAAGATGAAAATGGCCATAAACTGGAGCCGATCGAAACCCTCGTGGTCGATGTACCGGAAGAAACGGCTGGTAAAGTAATTGAACTGGCCACACAGCGGAAAGGTGAACTGCTCATTATGGAGCCGAAGGGTGACCTTCAACACCTTGAGTTCGAAATTCCGTCGCGTGGTCTAATTGGTTTGCGGTCGAACGTTCTGACGTCAACCTTTGGTGAGGCTGTTATGTCGCACCGGTTCAAAGAGTACCAGCCTTACAAAGGACCCATCCCCGAGCGGATCAACGGTTCGCTGATTTCGATGACCAGCGGTACGGCTACGGCCTACTCGATCGACAAGCTACAGGATCGTGGTTCGTTCTTCGTTGAGCCAGGTGATGAAATATACGCGGGCATGGTCATTGGTGAGCACAACCGTCAGAATGATATTGTTGTGAACGTGCAGACGGCCAAACAATTGACGAACATGCGGGCATCGGGTTCGGATACGAACGTTAAGATCGCTCCGAAAATTGCGTTCTCGCTCGAAGAGTCGATGGAGTACATCCAGAAAGATGAATACCTGGAGGTAACACCGAAATCGATGCGTATCCGGAAGATCTACCTGGATGAAAACGAGCGTAAGCGGAACCAGAGTAAGTTCGCAATGGCTTAAGTCAATCAGCCAGTAAGTTCACAAAAAATGCCCTCCTGCTAGCAGGAGGGCATTTTTTGTTCAGGATGGTTTTACGAGCCGGAAGGCGAGGGAGCTTTTCACACTGGCGGGCAATGGAGTGGGCGGGGCGGCTACGTACGTGTATGTTGTCGTGATGGTGGATTGGGCTGTCAGATACTCCGTCTGTCGACGCGTGATTTGGTATGCCGCTACAAAGAGAGTCATACCAATGACAGTCATAATTGTCTTTTTCATATCGTTGTTTTGTACGCCTTAAAAACTGAATCCCATTCGAAAATACAGGCGGTTATACCGCCGATACTCAATTTGTGACAGCGTCTGTACGCCATCTACAGAGGCTGTTTGCCGGGCCTGCTGGTGTTTGTACCCGGCGCTGATCAAAAATCCTGTCCTGTTGTCCCTGCTAATACGAACGCCCAAACCAGGGCTCCATAGCCACCCGCCCGTCAATTCCTTATCGTGCGGGTTTGGTCCTCGAAACGCATACCCACTTTCCAGGCTGTAAAAGGGTGATATTCGGTGAGGACTGCCCAGCAAATCGCCCTGAATGATCCCCGCAACGGGAAAAAAAGCTGAGTTATTGTAGTAATCGACGCCCGTTGATACACCAACGGCGGCCCTCGTGTTAATTATGTAACTATGTGTTGCATGAATTGTTAGACCGATCCGGTTACCCGTAGGCCGTTGAACGGGCGAATATACCGTATAATAGTAATATCCGTAGTTCGGGTACCCAGGATCGGGCCGTACACGACCCGCCTGAATACCCATCTGAACCGTTGTACGCCACTTTGGTGCACCAGCTGGCTCATTCTGTGATAAAGCGTTCTGCACAGCTATTAATACGAGTAAACTTGTAAGTTGGATTTTCATGAGAATTCAGCTGGCTGGTGTGGCGGCAATCTTACTCAACAACTGTAGGTTCGCCGGGTTCGAATAATCGTACTGATACAGACCGTCCTTACCAATGACCAGCAGCGTTTTAGACAGCGGAATCACGTCGAACGTGTTGACGTTGGTAAATGTCTGCCGAACCCTGATATCCATGGCGTTCGATGCATCATATACGCTTAGCCCGTTGGTGCCCTGGCCAATGAACAGACTGGGATAATCGATGCCAAGTCCATAGGGGGTTTCGACGGGATACGTCTTGACCCGCCTTGGCGATGTCAGGTCAGTTATGTCAATCACATCCAGCACATCCTGGCTGTTCGTGCCACACGTGCTGGTTCCCCGCAGGGTTACGTAGGCGTAGTTCTCGTGAACAACAACGGGGTCGCAGGAGCGAACGTGGCTTAGGGCCGACAACTGTTTAGGCTCCCGGGGGTTGCTGACGTCGATGATGTACAGTCCCGACGTCGTACCAATGAACAGACTGCTCCGGTAGGGGAATATAGTTTCGACGCCCCAATTCAGATTGATGGTCTTTCCTTTCACCGGTTTGGCCGGATCACCAATGGTGAACGGCTGCAGGACGGAGCCATTGACCACATAAAGCTGATCATCGACAATAGCAAAACGAGCCATTGATCCACCCACGCCTACCGTCGGTACTGCCACTGGGTTACTGCCCGACTTGCTGGAGTTGAACGCCGTAGCAAAGTCATACATCGTGTAATAGCGACCGAACCAACTCATCGGGATCAGGTAGGGTAATACGTTGAACGTGCCTTCGCAGTCGGTGCTGACGGTTTCGGTGGCAATTTCCTCTTTCGTATCGCTTACCTTTTCGCTAGCCTTATCGTAATACCAGCTGGTTCGGCCAACCTGCCCGTTTACGAAGCCTGTTTCGGTGCGGCCCACCTCACGAATGCTGGCTGGATTACTGATGTCTAGCGCAACCAGGTCCATGTAGCTGTCGGCATACAGGATGTTGTCACGAACGGCCAGATCGACATTACCGGGAATGCTCAGAAACGAAACAGGCCTGGGCGCAGCAGGATTGCTGTTGTCGATGATGTGAATGCCTTTTTTTACCTCAACGATGAACAGGTATTGATCCTTCACATACAGTTTGCCCGGTTCTTCGAGCGGGCGGGCTGGTCCGGACGTAACTGCCTGCCGTAGTTCGGCCACCGAAAACTGAACGGGGGTATATTTTCGGTACGTTCTCACCTGCTGACACTTGTCTGTACAGGCCGTGAGGTAAAGCAGTGGCAATAAGAAAATAAGTAGAACAGATTGTCTCATACGCAGGAATGGATAGTCCCTGCTGCATTGATTCTTCTGAATACGAAACGGTTGTAAATCGATAAAAATAAAATTGCCCGGCTGTCTTGACTACGGCCGGGCAATGTTGGTCTTACACAAAAGTCAGAAATTACGGTTCCCAGCGCGCCCTGTCAGCACTACCTGCATGACTTTGCTGGTTGGTAAACATCAGGCGGAAGATGGCCTGTGTTGTATCGGATTATCACTTCACGCGGATATACTCCAGCAAACCACCCTTTTCACCGCCGTGGTACAACCGCAACCGGTTGTCGGTTGGTAGTTCAAAGCGAACAACATCACTCAAGCTGGTGAAGTAAGTCTGTTCGAATTGAAGAGCCTGGGGTGAACCCGCCAGTTTAGTACTGCCTACACTTGTAAAGACCATGAGTCCATCCACGGCAGCCGATAAAAAGGCATCGTAGGTGTTAACGGCGGCCTTTCCGCTGGCACTGAAGTGAATAATGTCTTTGGGCGGATTAGCAGTGTCCAGCGCAAAAATCAGCGTAGTCGCATACGAAGAGTCCGGAGCTGCTAGTCGCCAGGTTCCAACCAGCCTGGCGACGCCCGGAGCCACTTCCCGTTTGTCCTCCCCACACTGGGTAAGAAGCAGGATAACAAAAGCGGCTACTATAATATTCCTCATGAATTAGATAGGGTTGGATTGGCAATTTTGCCCACAAACAATACTGTTCCCGATGTTTTCTCATGAATGACAAACACGAAAGGCCGATCGCAAAGGGTGGGTAACTGAGCCGATGTGGTTGAAACACCACCCGTAGTAACGGCGGCAGCTTCGGTACCTTTCTCGTCAACAGCCACGAACGTATTCTGTTTAATGAAACTCAGCGTCAGGTTGCCTTCGGGATTGATTTTTGTGAAGTCAGCCTGGTCCGTGAAGGCCGTTGGCATACCCATCGCGCCCAAAATGCTATTTAGCTTTATGGCATAATTCAGCGTGAACCTGGGCAGGCCTATGTCCATTTTGCCGGGCTTCATTGTCTGCTGTAACTGCGTCCAGTCGTCGCCGGTAACGTTTTTCAGTACCGCGTCGGCTGTAGTGCCCTGTGCGGGCAGCAAAACGGTCATGGCATACCTAGTGTCGTCAGACCCGTACGGTAGCTCAAAGGCCGTGTAGGTAGCCCCTTGCGCCTGGCGTACAGTCGTACTGAGCCGCATCATCTTCACTGTTGCTTCGGCACCCGACGCGAGCGTAAAGGGTGAATCGATGGTGTTCTCCGGTTTGAACTGCGTCTTCCAGTCGCCTTTGAAGTAAAGCGCATTCAGTAGAAACATGACGTTCTCCGGCTGGATGGCGTCAATCACTTTCGGAATTTTCCCGTTCGTCTGTCGACTGGCCCAAGCATTTATGGTGCCTACCGTAGCCGGATTGTTGAAGTCCTGTGCCGATAGTTCAGCCTGAAAAGTTTGTTTTAATACGTCCTGAAACGACGCAGCCACAGTGAATGTATTCCGGTACCAGACCGCGTTAGCCAGCCGGAGCGTTACCTTCGGGTCCAAGACGGGCAGGTTTACCATCAGGTTCTGGTAGGTATCATTGGCGCTGGCCAGCGTCTGGGCGTCGAGATGAAGGGTTTTCTGAATTTCCTGCGCCGTTTGGGTATTGGCACCGTTCAGAAGCATACCGAGCGCCATGTGCAGGCTCAGGGGAGACACAAACACGTTTTTAGCTGTCCCTTCTTCCTGAACGACTCGCTTAGCCAGATCGAACGCAAACCGATTCGTCTGACTGGCAAACGGAGCAGACACGCGCAGTTCTCCCGTTGGCGTACTGGAAGCGGGGTTTACATGGGTATTTTTGCAGCTAACGGCCAACGCCAGAAAACTTGAAATAGCTAGGGTAAGCCATGAAAATAGGTTCGTTTTCATAAGTCAGGTTCATCTGGTTATAAAAAACATAACAACGGGAGTGTACTATTGACACTCTTTGAAGGCTTCCCGCCGGCTGCGAAGCGCATCGACCAAAGGCTCAAAACCCGGAATGGTCTGGTTGTATTCAAACGTAACCCGGTGCTTTCGTCCGCCTGTTTCCAGTTCGATATACTCAGCCCCACCGTCGGCGCAGTCGGGGCAGCCAATCCGTTCGGGCTGTTGGCTAAATGCGTCGAAACTAGCCAGTGCTTTCAGGGCATTCCACTCGTCGGGGGTAATCGTTGCCTGACAGGACTTGGTAGGTACCTGTTGCGTACGGTTACCGTTCTGGGTGAGTGTGACACTTGTGCCGTTCAGCACGTAGTCATTGAAGCAGTAACCAACGCACATGCCAAACGAAGTACCGGTACGGATGGTAAGCGGATCGGGTGACCCCGTCTCAGCTGCCGATCGAACCGTAGTTTCTGCACAACGTCCAAGCATTGCCATGGCCAGTAGGGTGAAAAGGAGCTGTTTCATCGGCTTAAAAGTGATAATCGATTCCAAAACTCATACCTGTCGAGGTGGGGCGGCTTTGCACAACCGACTCGGGCCGGGTGCCAAACCCTAGTGAGGGCTGGTACATGCCGGCCAGCGATGCCGACCACTGTTTGGACGGACGGTAGCGGAAGCGGGCGCCCATGGTAGCGGCCAGGGAAACGGGCTTGTAAACGCCGTCTTTGGCCGTGACAACCAGTTCATCGCCCACGGTATTGCGCACAAAAATATTGGACAGAAATCCGCCAATCAGCGCCATGCCGAGTCGTTTTCGGGGACGTAGCTGGTAGCCCACCTGAACCGGTACCTGTACAAACTGATAGTCGTTGGCGATCGTCTGGCGCGCCTGTGGGTTGTAATTGTTCTGTAATGAATACCGGCTGGTGGCCGCGCTGTTCATATCGGCACTGACGAGTACATTGCTGGCTGCCGGAGATGCCTTGGCAACGCTGGTCCGCAGGGCGTCGACATACAGCGTTGCGTCTTTAGGGCTGGCCGAAGGGGTAAAGGCCTGCAAACTGTATACCGATGTCTGCTGAACCGGACTGTCGACCGTTGATCGACCGGCCAGATACCCTACCCCCGACTCGACCGACCAGTGTTCGTTTAGCTGAACACCCGCTCCGGCCTGGTAGGCTACCGAGAAGTTGGCCCGGCTGGCAATGGCCGCCTGTCCCACACTGCTGTTGCTTAGTGCCGTTGTTTTCGCAAACGAAGCCTGTGCCGACCGGATTGCAACGGTTGGATTGAAAGCACCTGGCATCATACTCAGCGAAGCCCAGGCCTCGTGTGCAACCCGTTTGGGCTGAGCAACGGCTGGTTCCAGGGCGGGCTCGGCCGGGCGGAACCAGACGATACGATGAATAGTACCGGACGACCGTAACCGCAGCGCGCGGGCCGTCAGTGCATCGAAAGAGGGGGCCTGGCGCATGGCGGCATCTCCACCCTGTTCGCCTGCAGTGGAACGAGCAACGGTTCCAGGAGCTACGGGTACCGTTGTAGTCGAAACCGATCCGGGTTGCAAATCCGTTCGTCCAGCCGACTTCATCGATACCAGCGGGCTTTGCTGGTCAGTGAGCACTGGCTCAGGCTGAGCGTTGATTATAGATAGCTCAATCGACAGCTGGGGCACATTGGTCCTGGCTTCACGCTGGCGGGTTACTGGGGCGAGAGCAACCCGGGGCCGGGATTCGGCCTGCTCCCGTGCGGTCAATTCGGCCGGTTGGGCCAGTACTGTACCGGCTTGATCATTGATGGAGCGAGCTCCCTGTTTGGCCAGGGCAATGGTGTTATCAGGTTGGTGCGTACCGGCCGCGGTCTGAATGGGCGCGTTTTTAGACAGTGGACCGGTGGTATCAACTGGTTTCGACGGGGCTACTGCTACGTGTTTAACCGGAGCTGACACCTGCTGCCGGGCAACAGAACTGGATTCGTGGACAGGAACACGGTGCAACCCCCACCAGCCCAGCAGGACCAGCGCTACGGCTGCTGCCACACCCGTACCCCAGACAAACGGTTGCGACGACATAAACCCTGCGCCCCACAACGGCAGGATTTTGGGTTTACTACCCTCGTCTAACCGGCGTTCGACCGCATCCCACACGCGAAGTGGGGGCGTTTCGGCGGCTTCCTCGAAAGCTTTCCGCCAAAAATCGTCCGGTATGTTCTGTTCAAGTTCACTCATTTCTCACAGGCGGTAAGCCGTATCGTTGTTCACGTTGTAATTTCTGCTGTAGTAACCCCCTCGCCCGCGCGTACTGGGATTTGGAGGTTCCTTCGGCTATATCGAGCAGTTCAGCTATTTCGGGGTGGTTATAGCCTTCAATGGCGTACAGATTGAACACCGCGCGGCAGCCCGGCGGTAACTCCTGGATCAATTGAAGCAGGTACTGATAGTTCAGCGTGGGTAGGCTCGTATCGGCTTGTGGCAGTACGGGAGCCAACTCCTGCACGTCGACCGCCTGATCCCAGGGCTTTTCCTTCCGGAGGTGCTTCAGCGCCGTGTTGATCACAATTCGTTTCAGCCAGGCCTCCAGCGGACATTCGAACCGGAACGTATCGATATGCCGGAAGACCTTGACAAACGCATCCTGCAGTACGTCTTCGGCTTCGTCCGGGTCTTTGACATACCGTTTGCAAACGACAAAGAGCTTCCCGGCAAACCGCTCATAGAGCTGTCGCTGCATAACCCGG is a window from the Spirosoma rigui genome containing:
- a CDS encoding nucleoside deaminase; this encodes MTKLYTLFLLIICLLPSAYAGPADSLIYDNTTPANRSVLLAKLQALPCGIKAADTKAVILDKLNLFLANYQPNPHFAEDRYAKAAVEQALKGVLTGGYGIGAVLVNSAGEILHGAYNQQLQTGRSDLHGEMALLTEFESLPQFKRYRSTGNFTGGGTTIYTEQLRLYTSAEPCPMCFIRVAIAGVDTRYVTTGPDDGMNERASCLPPFWYQLSQKHTVEAARTAPVLRQVAHCLFYSFLL
- a CDS encoding RNA polymerase sigma factor — its product is MQDDYALVEGCRRQDRVMQRQLYERFAGKLFVVCKRYVKDPDEAEDVLQDAFVKVFRHIDTFRFECPLEAWLKRIVINTALKHLRKEKPWDQAVDVQELAPVLPQADTSLPTLNYQYLLQLIQELPPGCRAVFNLYAIEGYNHPEIAELLDIAEGTSKSQYARARGLLQQKLQREQRYGLPPVRNE
- the typA gene encoding translational GTPase TypA codes for the protein MQSIRNIAIIAHVDHGKTTLVDKIIHASKLFRDNQEFGDLILDNNDLERERGITIVSKNVSVRYKDVKINIIDTPGHSDFGGEVERVLKMADGVCLLVDAFEGAMPQTRFVLGKALQLGLKPIVIVNKVDKENCRPDEVHEQVFDLMFNLGATEDQLDFPTVYGSSKQGWMGPDWKTPTDNITYLLDTIVETIPPAPMNEGLPQMQITSLDYSAFVGRIAIGRVHRGTLKEGANMALVKSDGSIKKVKIKELQTFEGLGKLKASEVPCGDICAVTGLEEFEIGDTLTDVEFPEALERISVDEPTMNMLFTINNSPFFGKEGKFVTSRHLRDRLYKEIEKNLALRVENTDSEDRFLVYGRGILHLSVLIETMRREGYELQVGQPQVLYKEDENGHKLEPIETLVVDVPEETAGKVIELATQRKGELLIMEPKGDLQHLEFEIPSRGLIGLRSNVLTSTFGEAVMSHRFKEYQPYKGPIPERINGSLISMTSGTATAYSIDKLQDRGSFFVEPGDEIYAGMVIGEHNRQNDIVVNVQTAKQLTNMRASGSDTNVKIAPKIAFSLEESMEYIQKDEYLEVTPKSMRIRKIYLDENERKRNQSKFAMA
- a CDS encoding META domain-containing protein, with the translated sequence MRNIIVAAFVILLLTQCGEDKREVAPGVARLVGTWRLAAPDSSYATTLIFALDTANPPKDIIHFSASGKAAVNTYDAFLSAAVDGLMVFTSVGSTKLAGSPQALQFEQTYFTSLSDVVRFELPTDNRLRLYHGGEKGGLLEYIRVK
- a CDS encoding LVIVD repeat-containing protein, translated to MRQSVLLIFLLPLLYLTACTDKCQQVRTYRKYTPVQFSVAELRQAVTSGPARPLEEPGKLYVKDQYLFIVEVKKGIHIIDNSNPAAPRPVSFLSIPGNVDLAVRDNILYADSYMDLVALDISNPASIREVGRTETGFVNGQVGRTSWYYDKASEKVSDTKEEIATETVSTDCEGTFNVLPYLIPMSWFGRYYTMYDFATAFNSSKSGSNPVAVPTVGVGGSMARFAIVDDQLYVVNGSVLQPFTIGDPAKPVKGKTINLNWGVETIFPYRSSLFIGTTSGLYIIDVSNPREPKQLSALSHVRSCDPVVVHENYAYVTLRGTSTCGTNSQDVLDVIDITDLTSPRRVKTYPVETPYGLGIDYPSLFIGQGTNGLSVYDASNAMDIRVRQTFTNVNTFDVIPLSKTLLVIGKDGLYQYDYSNPANLQLLSKIAATPAS
- a CDS encoding serpin family protein; translated protein: MKTNLFSWLTLAISSFLALAVSCKNTHVNPASSTPTGELRVSAPFASQTNRFAFDLAKRVVQEEGTAKNVFVSPLSLHMALGMLLNGANTQTAQEIQKTLHLDAQTLASANDTYQNLMVNLPVLDPKVTLRLANAVWYRNTFTVAASFQDVLKQTFQAELSAQDFNNPATVGTINAWASRQTNGKIPKVIDAIQPENVMFLLNALYFKGDWKTQFKPENTIDSPFTLASGAEATVKMMRLSTTVRQAQGATYTAFELPYGSDDTRYAMTVLLPAQGTTADAVLKNVTGDDWTQLQQTMKPGKMDIGLPRFTLNYAIKLNSILGAMGMPTAFTDQADFTKINPEGNLTLSFIKQNTFVAVDEKGTEAAAVTTGGVSTTSAQLPTLCDRPFVFVIHEKTSGTVLFVGKIANPTLSNS
- a CDS encoding gamma-glutamylcyclotransferase family protein, which codes for MNTYAQFLSQHSLLVGETAFPGQLLDLGSYPGATYQLNSPTTVWGTVYNIGAKKSAILDQLDAYEGIGDDYDQPHEYVRRVIPVRINNTWINCWVYLFNLSTDGKKVIRSGDYVAHSKNE